A stretch of DNA from Candidatus Thioglobus sp.:
ATGATGAGATTGAGGCGTTTCATTGGCAGGCATTAAGCCTAAATGACGCTCATCAATAATTAACTCTTTTGATCGGCGAATTGAGCCAATAACATCAAGGTCTGTGTAATGCTCGATAGCTTGAATAAGCTTTGATTCATGGCGCTCGCCCGCTACTTTATTTAAGATAACGCCAGTAATATTAACATCGGTATCAAATGCTTGATAGCCTTTAACCAATGCTGCAACACCACGTGTAATACCAGTAGAATCTATCACTAATACCACTGGCAGGTTAAGAAGCTTCGCTAGATCAGCGTTTGCATCGCCGCCAGTGACACTCATGCCGTCATATAGACCTTTATTACCTTCGATGATAGAAATATCAGCTGTTGAATTTTTATCACCATATAACTGCAGAATTTCTGATTCAGTCATATTGTAGAAATCTAAATTGTAACAAGCTCTACCACTGGCCTGTGAAAGCCAGATTGGATCAATATAATCAGGGCCTTTTTTAAAAGGCTGGACGGATAATTTTTGCGCCTTCAGAGCGCCACAAATCCCCAGACTAACAACTGTTTTACCTGAGGATTTGTGTGCTGCGGAAAGATAGATGGACATGAACTGCCCTACTTTAAGCGCTTGTTAGCTTTTATGGTGCGGATCAGCAACATTGTCAGCTAAACTTTCTGGCAAGAAAGGTAACACCTTAACCAGAAAAGCAATTGCAATTATGGCCACTGCCAAACCGCCCAAACCTAGCATTAATTCGGGCAATGTAGGTGCATACAAAGCGATAGCCCCGTAGCCTTCTAAAATTTCTTTACCAGGGAATAATTCCATTGGATATGCCTGACCACCAACAATAATAACGTAGAGTTGTGCAATGCCACCTAAAATGACCAATACTGAAGCAAGGCCTAACATGGAGCGATTACCCTTAGTAGAGGGAGAGTAAAGCAGCGCCAATGGTATCAAGCTACCCAGAATAATTTGACCATACCAAAATAGTTGCGTGTAGATGCCGCCATCCATTAAGACAAAGTTTTCAACACCTGAATTCTCAGCCAAATATAGATTACCTAAATGATAAACAGCAACAAAATATAAAACAGCTGCAACAAATACACCCAGTAAATTACTCAAGCGGCTAACAATAGCATCGCCCAATGCGCGATCTGTCCATTTGTAGCTTGCCATTAAGACTAATACAAAAAAAGCCAGGCCAAAGGAAAAGGACATTACTATAAACATTGGCGCCATAATAACAGCATCATAAGCTTGTCGCGCTACTAGAAAACCAAAAATTGAACCGGTACCTGTTGTTAAAATTAAACGCCACGTAAAGGCAGCAATACCAACTTTACGACTGTACTTATTCATGCGACGTTCAAACATCATCCATAAATAAATACCGACAATTAGGAAGAAACCGTTATATAAAATAATATTCCAAGCAAAAATAGACCCGAAGTTGTATTCGGTCATGGCTATGATTAGACGGTCAGGGCGACCCAAATCTAACACTAATACCATTAAACCACCTGCTAGCAGCGCTAAAGCCACAAGGGCTGATAAACGAGATAACGGCTTATATATTTTTTTATTAAAAACTGAGGCAATAGATGCAATATTAAGTGCACCAGATGCAGCTACAATTAAGAACAAGGCAAACACATGAGGTAAGCCCCAAACAATATGATTACTCATACCTGTAACATGATGGCCATTGTGTTCCATAAAGTAAACACTACCCAATGCAGCTAAAATAAAAGCGCCTAGACCTGCAACCAATGCATAAAAACCTAAACTCTTACCTTGTGTTTGCTCGTAACGAATAATGCTCATAAACTTCTCTTAAATTCCACTGTAACGTACGGCCGTATTTAGATTTAAATCTGCACGGATTTGTGTACTTTGAACTCTTTTTAATGTCTGATGGATGTTGCTAGTTACATCTAGTAAATCACCAAAAATAACTGCATCACTATTAACTGCTTCAACACAAGCCGGCTGTCCGCCTTTATCAACCTTATGAACACACATCGTACAAGATTCAACAGTACCCTTGCCTCGTGGCATGTGTTCTTTTTGATTAGTAATATCTTCATGAACAAAAGAACGTGCATCATATGGACAAGCCATCATGCAATAACGACAACCAATGCATCGATGCTTATCAACCAAAACGATACCATCTTCACGCTTCATAGAAGCGTTGGTTGGACAAACATCTACACAAGGTGGCTCTTCACAATGTTGGCACATTAAAGCAAGATTACTGATACGTTGAGTGGCAGTATCCTTTACTTTAATTTTTTTAATCCAACTAGCTTTTTGATCACCTGTCGAGTGAGTTTCATCACCCCAACCATGCTCTTTTTGACAAGCAGTAACCATGCCATCAATATCAGATTCAGTCAATCGATTAGTGTCAACTAACATTCCCCAACGCTTTTCATTAGTTACTGGATTTTCATTGGCATTAGCATAGGTAGTTAAAGTAATTCCAGCACCTAACGCAGCAACACCAGCAGTTGTCGCAGTTGTCGCCTTGATAAAGTCACGACGATTAATTGTACTATCCATTATTTATCTCCTTCTGCAGGGGTTGTCCTATGACAGCCAAAACAATCAACTGATATCGCCACCTTTTTATGACAAGTGGAGCAAAATTGTTCACTGGCATCAATTGCATGATAATCATTTGATTGATCTTTTTTACTAGCATGACAAGAAACACAACCTTTTAGCGAATACTCTTCTGTACGCACGCCTTGTCTTAATGTTTTGTCACGTTTATGATTCATAAACTCAGGGTGCATTTTACGAATCATAGAGCTGCTTTGATGATACGTCTTACCAGAACTCTTCATTGAGTCAGCTTGAGTGCCCAACGAATGCTCACTGTTAGCATGTGTAAATACACTAGTCACCATCAAACTTAACAATAAAACCATAAATCGATTCATAATTATTCTCTTCAATAAATTGAATTACTCACCTAGACCCATCTGAATATAGCCAGTAGGACATACATCAGCACAAATATGACAACCAATACACTTATTGTAATCAGTATCAACATAGCGACCTAAAGTAGCTTTATCAGCTTTCACTTTAAATACTGCATCCTGTGGACAGTACATGACACAGTTGTCACACTCAAAACATAAACCACAAGACATACAACGTGCCGCTTCTTTTTGCGCCTCTTCTTCAGAATAGCCAATTAAGCGCTCTTCAAAATTACCAAGTACGTTACCCACATCTACTAACTTGTGGTTACGTGCATGACGCTCCTCTTCATCAAAGTGGCCTAAGAATAATTCAGTATGAGAAATGATTGATGCATGGGCGCGATCTTCATAGTTATGAATTGCATAATCTGCAGTATCAGTTGCCTCACCTAATAAACCATCTTCGTAGTCTGAAGGAGAAAGGTCCCACTCGTCAAGCTTTTTGGCAAGATCAAAGTAATGTACATCAACCTTATTACGTGCTCTTTGACCATCACCTGATAAATAATCATTAATACTTTCAGCGGCAATACCGGCTTGGCCAATTGCAGTTGTTAATAGGTGTGGACGAACAACATCACCACATACAAAGAAGCCTGGCTTGTTTGGTACTTGATAGTTTTTGTCAGCATCAATGAAACCATATTCATTAAAGAATGAGTTATCTATACCATCAGCGTCTACTTGCTGACCAATTGCAGATACAATTAGCTCACATTCAACGTCAAATTCAGAACCTTCAATTTGAGTGCTGCCGTCGTTTTCTAAGCGAATGAAGCGCAGTGCAGTTGCACGGCCATCAGCATTCTTAATAACTTCGATAGGGCTTAATTGGCCTTGAATTTCAACACCTTCACGGGTTGCATCATCAATTTCTTCTTGAGCTGCAGGCATGTCGTCAATTGTAGAGCGAGTCGTTAATAGTACGTCAGCACCTAAACGATTAGAAGTATCTACAACATCATGCGCTGTGTCGTTAAAAATGATATGCTCTGGGCGATCTTTTTCAGCAATATTTGTAATATTACCTAAACGACGAGCAACAGATACAACGTCAATTGAAGTATCACCACCGCCAATACAGATTACTTTACCTGTAATGTGTTGCAAACGTCCTTGGTTGTATGCTTCAAGAAATGCAACACCAGATACACAGTTACCTGCATCACCGCCAGGAATAGGCAATGCTCGACCGTTCCATGCACCAATAGCAAATAAAACAGCATCAAATTCTTTTTCAATTTCTTCAATTGATACGTCAACACCAACTTTGGTGTTCATTCTTGTTTCAACGCCAGTAGCGATGATACGCTCCATTTCATAATTCAGAACATCACGTGGTACACGGTAATCAGGGATTCCGTACATCATCATGCCGCCTAATTGGTCAAATTTTTCAAATACTGTCACTGCATGGCCTTGGCGACGAAGTTGTAAAGCTGCCGATAGACCGCCACAACCACCACCAATAATAGCAACTTTCTTGCCAGTATCTGCTGCATTGATTTCAAATGTATAGCCTTCTTCTTTAGCGTTATCTCCAATAAATTGCTCAACTGCATTAATACCAACAGTATCTTCAACTTCATTACGATTACAACCATCTTCACAAGGTGCTGGACATACTCTACCCATAACAGATGGGAAAGGATTTGCGTCAGTTGAACGACGGAATGCGTACTCTTGCCATGTCATGTCACCAGCAGGTTTTTCCATGCCACGAACAATGTCTAACCAGCCACGAATGTTGTGACCACTAGGACATGAACCTTGACAAGGAGGTGTTTGTGTTACATAAGTAGGACACTTGTGTGATGTGTCTTCCTTAAAAATTTTCTGACTATAAGGAACTGCACCTTTATCATCGTCTTCATATAATCTAAAAGTATGATTGTCACCTTTTGTTGGTGCACCGTAAGCATTCTTTTGCATAATAATTCTCCTTGTTTTTATTCAGTTTCTGCTGCTTTCGCTTCAACAGCGTCAGTTGCTTCAATTTGTGGTTTGTCTAAAATAATTGCTGAACTCACCAACTGGTGCACACTAACAATCATGTATGGGTCAAAATCAAATTTAGGCAATACTTTAGTAAATTGTGATTTACAAATGGCGCAAATTGCAGCCAATGTATTAACCCCTTCGTTTATTTCTACTTGTTTGAGCGCCTGCATTCTCGGCATAGCACCCTTAATACGAATCTCCATAAGGTCATCTGTTAAAAGACCGCCGCCGCCACCGCAACAGAATGTAGATTCTTTAATGGTTGATCTTTCCATGTCAACGTAATTATTGCAAACTGCTTTAATAACTTCACGTGGAAGAATAAATTGGCCACCTTCAATACCACCCATGTTGGTTGCGCGAGCTACATTACATGAGTCATGGAAGGTTACCGTATGATCATCGTTTTCAGACTTATCAAAGTTTAACTTACCTCTTTGAATTAAGTCATAGGTATATTCAATAATATGTTGTGGTTGTGGGTAGCGATCATCTAACTGGCTTTGCAACTTCAATGCATATTCATCACCTGATTGTGCACCGGCACCAACGCCGCTTAAGGTGTTCCAAAAACTATAAGCAACACGCCATGCGTGGCCACATTCACCAACCATGACCCGTGACACTTCAAGATCTAATGCTGCTTTACGAATTCTAAGGGCCGCTTTACGCATAATATCGTAAGAACCAATAAACATACCAAAGTTAGCACCTTCAGAGGCGTAAGAACTCATGGTCCAAGAAACACCATCTTGATAAAAAACTTTACCATAGCCAATTAATCCATCAATATGCGGTTCTGCAAAGAAGTCTGCAGAAGGCGTGATGAGTAAAATTTCACTACCTTTAACATCTAATGGATATTTAACAGGTGCACCAAAATCTTCTTCAACTTCTTCTTCCAGATCTAAGAGTGTATCCCTTAAAGCAGGCTCAGGCAAGCCGAGATTATTACCAATGGTAAGCGCTTTACCTAAAATTTGGTTACAATATTTTTGACCAAGGCCAATTGTATCAAGCACTTCACGAGCTGCCATTGAAATTTCAGCCGTGTCAATACCATACGGACAAAATACTGAACAACGACGACATTGTGAACATTGGTGAAAATAGTTATACCAATCATCAACCATTTCATCATCTAACTCTTTAGCGCCGACTAATTTTGGAAAATGCTTACCTGCAAAGGTAAAATAGCGACGATAAACACTTCTGAATAAGTCTTGGCGTGCAACTGGCATATTTTTAGGATCAGATGAGCCTAAAAAATAATGACACTTATCTGTACAAGCACCACATTTAACACAAGAGTCTAAGAAAACTTGTACAGAGCGGTATTTAGATTTAAGATCGCCCATCTTTTCGATAGCAACCTCTTTCCAGTTTTCAACTTTTTCACCAGGAAATCCTAAAGGATTTTGAAATTCATCAACTGATTTAAAAGGACCGTCTCCTTTCATTACATCTGGAGTTAACTCAGGAATTTCGATGTAAGTTGGTAACTTTGGGATATCAAATTCTTTAGCAGCCATGTTATTCGTCCTTACCTAATGTTTGTTCAAGCTTTACAGTATTTTCTTTTTCTTGCTTTAATGCCCAAGAAGAAATATGACGTTTTTTACGTGCGTTATCAACCTGGTTTAGTGTTGGGCTAAAGAATACACCGGGTACATGTAACAATTTTGAAATTGGAAAAATGGCCAACAGCACAAACACCAAAAATAAATGCAATAAAAAATTTATTTCGGTTGGTAAATTAGTCCAATCAAAAACAACCAATCCAGAGGCAAAATCTTTAACCATTATTACGTCAGTATGGTTGTTGGTAAATGTCATTATGGCACCACTAACTCCAATAGTAATTAGCATTAGAAGCATCAAGTAGTCACTTGGTGCTGAAATATAACGAATGCGTGGTACAAAAATACGACGAACCAGCAATCCACCTAAACCAATTATCATCGCGAATGCAGCGTATTTAAAAGGCTGTATTAGTAAAAATATTTCCGGTAAGTCACCAGGAATAAAGTAACGCAAGTGACGAACTAAAACGAGTAGTAAGCCAAAATGGAATAAGAATCCGAAAAGCCAGATCCATTTGTTTGATCGGAAAAGACTTTCAAATAAAGTCACTTCACGGATCATTTTAAAAATTGCACCTGTTTGTGTTAATGGGGTTGGTGCAATTGGAATTTTAAGTGGGACAGGCGTCATCCAAAATTGACGGATCTTTCTAGCCATACCCACGATAAAAATAAATAAGGAAATGTAAAATAAAGCGGTAAATATAATGCTTATTAATGACATATTGCTCTCAAACTAAATGTTTAAAAATAAAAAACATCTGCATAAATGCAGATGTTCAAATGATCTATACCGAACTAGATACAACCAGTTGGCTTCGGAAGACCTGCAAACTTACAACCTTGCTTACCTGGACCATAAGGGAATAAAGTGTAAAGATATTTAGAGTTACCTTTATCTTTACCAAGTTTCTTACCAACTGCTTTAGTCAAAACACGAACAGCTGGTGCAATTTGATATTCTTCAAAATAATCACGTAAAAGATTTAGGACTTCCCAACGTTCCGTATATAAATCAGCGTCTTCATTTTCTAAATCAATTTCATCAGTCTTTCCCATTTCAATTGCAATTTCTCTTGTCCAATCTTTAAGATTTACCAAGAAACCCTCTTCGTCTACATCAACGCCACAAATTTGTGCCATAGTTATACTCCTATTTATTAATTAAATTAAACCCAAGAAACCGCAGTTCCGTGTTTAACAACTAGATCTACAAAACCTGCATAATCAACTAATTTGATATTATCTGCAAGCTTCGAAGAAATTCCTCTCGCCTCAACATCACCCTGAAGTGCAAATACGCGGCCTTGAGTCGCAAGATCAGCAATCATTGATGATTTAGTATTATTCGCCGCGTTAATCACACCATCTTCAATAAATAATATGACACTTGAATCGTCAATTGTACTTAAACAAGATTGTAGTGAATTACGCTCGAAAGATGATTTATTTACTGTATGTAACATATTAAACCTCTCTTAGAAACTCAAGCAAACGTCTTGATCAGACATAATTGCTTTAAGTTCATCATTAGTAACAACTTTTATAGAAGGTTTTTCTTCCCAGTCATCATCTTCATCTTCATACACTAAAGGCATTAAATCAGACTCAGATAAACCTCTTTCCTCTAAAGATTCTTTAGAAACGTAAAGCTTATTGATATCATAATCACCTAGAGCATGAAACGTTTTAGAAAAGTTTTTCATACCAATACCGTCTGTATTTTGACCTTCAACGATTTGATATACACCATCATCCATAAAAGCCAAGGATACATCTTGCTCAAAAGCAGCGGCAATTAACACAACTTCTAATGATTCAATTGCATACACCGTACCAAATGAAGATCGGCGATTTAAATACATAAATTTCTTTGTAGCCATCTTAATCTCCAAATACTACTAAACGATCACTCTGAATACCTGCTTCAATTAACTGGCCTAGGCCAGAAATTCTGAATGCAGGATGAAGGTTGTTTCCTTCAATTGAGTTCTTAGTTGCTTCTGATTCGTCAAGCATTCCTCGACGAAGTGCAGCAGCAATACAAACTACTAATTCAGGTTCACCATCAGCATCTTTAATATTTAAAGAAGCCCAGTTATTTACAACATGGCGATCATCTTGTGGTGGGAAAGTAAAACGAGATGCGTTATTTACACCATCATGGTAGAAAAAAACACGCATAATCTCGTGGCCATTTTCAATTGCCGCTTTGGCAAATTGAAAAGCCGTATCAGAAGCTTGATGCTGGTACGGACCTTCGTTAACTTGAATTGCAAACTTCATCTTAAAATTCCTTAGAAGCGAATGTGTGCAGAAGAGTTAAGCTGGTGACGTGAACCTTTCCAATCATTGATATGGAATTTAGTAAACGGCAATCCAGTCTTCTGGAAGAATGCTGGCCAACCGATACGCTCAACCCACTCTCCAACTCTTTCCCAGTCACGTGCGTCTTCTTTATAAACGCTCAAGATGTTCTTAACAACTGCACCAACTTCCGGCCATCTTGGCGGATTGTTAGGTAGGTTAGAAGCAACTAGCTTATGGAATGAAGGCTTAGATCTCGCATTAGAGTTCTTACCACCAATCCATAAAGCAATCTTAGAATGCTCAGGATCGTTAATCTGCATTGGAGGACAAGGTGGGAAACATGCACCACAACAGATACATTTCTTCTCATCAACTTCTAAAGTAGGCTTACCATTTACCATTGCAGGACGAATCGCAGCAACTGGACAACGGGCAACAACTGTAGGACGCTCACAAACCATAGATACTAAATCATGGTTAATCTTAGGCGGCTTAGTATGCTGGATGTTAAGTGCGATATCACCTTGACCACCACAGTTAATCTGACAACATGAAGTTGTCATATGAACACGGTTAGGCATCTCTTCACGAGTAAATTCTTCGTGCATCTCATCCATTAACGATTTAACAACACCAGAAGCATCAGTACCTGGAATATCACAGTGTAACCAACCTTGAGTATGAGAAATCATTGTTACTGATGGGCCAGTACCACCGACTGGGAAGCCTGCTTCTGTCAATGCTGATACTAATGGTTCAACTTTAGAACCGTCTGCAACCATGAATTCAACATTTGAGCGCATAGTGAAACGAACAAAGCCATCTGCATATTCATCAGCAATATCTGCTAATTTTTTAATTGTATACACGTCCATTTGACGTGCCGTACCACAACGAACAGTGTAAATTTCTTCATTGTTCTTTGAAGTGTGTCGTAAAACACCGGCGCGAGGACGGTCATGATATGCCCATTGACCATAATTACGGCGCATAGTTGGGTGCATGTATTGAATAGGATCTGGACATCCAGATTCGATAGGCATTCTAGGTGCTGCTTTAGCCATTTTTTTACTCCTTGTTATGTAATCAGGTGAATTTAATCACCCAAAAATTATATTCTTTTATTGATTATTAAGCGTTTGCTTCAGCTTTATTTTCAAACCATTTAACAGCTTCTTCGTCCCAATCATCCATACGAACGTATGAAGAAGTACGAGTTTCGTTAATCATGTTTGGATCTACTTTAATGCCAATACCTTCTAAGAAGTTAACAACACCAACACGTTCAATCATTTCACCTGTGCGTTCGTGCTCTAATGCATTTTCAGCAAAGAAGTCAACTACTTCGCCTGCTAAATCTTCGATTGCCTCTAGGTCATCAGCAGTATCCATCTTCATAAATGGAACAACAACAGAACCGAACAAATCACCGATCTTCAATGTACGCTTACCACCCATAATAATCATAACGCCTTTATCATCACCAGTAGCTAAGATAGGCTCAACGTCGCCTTCAGAGATGTACTTATGAGTTAGTGGAGAAGTAACATTTAAACAATGCATACACTTAACACAGTTTTTATTATCAATTGTTAGTGAGTTATCAGCATTTACTTTCATTGCTGAAGTAGGACAACGACCTGTAATATTATCAACTACATAGTCCATTCCTTTATCTTCAACCATTGCTTTCCATAAGTCTTGGTTGATTTTAATATCATCTCTCCAAGTACCGATAGTTGCGAAGTCTGCACGTTGTACTGAGTTCATACAATCGTTAGCACAACCTGAAACTTTAAATTTCATTTTGTATGGTAATGCTGGACGGTGCATATCATCTAAGAATGCATTTACAAGTGTTCTAAGAACTGCTTGCTCATTTACATTTGACATTTCACAACGTGAAGCACCAACACAAGACATACCTGTGCGTACTGCTGGACCTGCACCACCTAAGTCAAAACCGTAATCATTAAACGTGTTAAAGATTGTTTGAGTTGTCTCTTCAGTAGCACCTTGTAACATGATGTCGCCTGACTGACCGTGGAATGCGATTAAGCCAGAACCACCGTTATCAGTAAACATATCACACATATCTCTTAAAAGAGTTGATGTGTAATGCATACCTGCTGGTGGTTGAATACGTAATGTGTGGAATTCGCCTGCAGCAGGGAATTTATAGTCACCATTGTCGTCTTTTAATTCGTTAAAACGTGGAATAATACCGCCACCATAACCGATAACACCAACTGTTCCACCTTTCCAATAACCTTTTTTAGTTACGTAAGATGTTTCAAGTGTACCTAATACATCACGTGCCATATCAGCACCTGCATGGGTATCGTTCGCTAGTCGCTTAAGACCTGTTACAAATGAAGGCCATGGACCGTTTTCCAACTCATCAAGGTTGGGTGTGTTATATAGCTCTTTTGCCATTTTTGTTTCTCCAGTATATTAATAAATCTCAGAAAACACAGTGTTTTAGAGATGTGAACGGGTCAAATTATACTTAAATGCAAGGAAATACCACTGTTTTATAGTGATATCTTCAGCTATCCCTTAGGGGGTATATATAAGTTTTTTAGATAAAAAGTCTACTCTGAGAAGAGTTTTTTTTAAGAGAGGTATTCATGAGTTCGCTTGGCAACACCGCGTCCTTCATCGATTGCCCAAACGACTAAAGACTGGCCACGACGACAATCGCCCGCAGTAAAGATGCCTTCTTGTGATGTTTGATATTGACCATAGTTAGCTTTGTAATTACCTCGATCGTCTAATTCAATTTTCGCATCATCGCTGACATAATGCTCTGGTGACACAAAACCCATTGATAATAATACTAGCTGAGCTTCCCAAGTTTTTTCACTGCCAGAAATTTCAGTTAACTGACCATCATGG
This window harbors:
- the dsrA gene encoding dissimilatory-type sulfite reductase subunit alpha → MAKELYNTPNLDELENGPWPSFVTGLKRLANDTHAGADMARDVLGTLETSYVTKKGYWKGGTVGVIGYGGGIIPRFNELKDDNGDYKFPAAGEFHTLRIQPPAGMHYTSTLLRDMCDMFTDNGGSGLIAFHGQSGDIMLQGATEETTQTIFNTFNDYGFDLGGAGPAVRTGMSCVGASRCEMSNVNEQAVLRTLVNAFLDDMHRPALPYKMKFKVSGCANDCMNSVQRADFATIGTWRDDIKINQDLWKAMVEDKGMDYVVDNITGRCPTSAMKVNADNSLTIDNKNCVKCMHCLNVTSPLTHKYISEGDVEPILATGDDKGVMIIMGGKRTLKIGDLFGSVVVPFMKMDTADDLEAIEDLAGEVVDFFAENALEHERTGEMIERVGVVNFLEGIGIKVDPNMINETRTSSYVRMDDWDEEAVKWFENKAEANA